TGGGATTACTGGTCCCCTATCCCATTTGGCAACCCCAGGAGAATTATCTACTGCATTGGTTGATTCCAACACATGCTTCATAGAAAGGAGCAACCCTTCCGGTGGATCCATTTTCAAAGAATCATTTCCATTTGTACCCACATCAGAGACATGATGGGTGGGCATGTGCCACTTGTCAGAAGTCACATCACCTTCTCCTGAACTCTGCTGCATGGGATGAGAAGGTTTAGAATCACCAATTGATTCTTGGCACGACATGCAATGTCCAGTAGATTCCTCGACTTCATTAGAAAACAGAACATGTCTTGAATCACTCGAGCAAATATCCTCATTATCATTGGATCCTCCCTCTCTGCCTGAAGGATTAACAAAGGCATGCAGCACTGAGGGTGACACTGAACCTCTGTTACTACACCCACCTCTGTAGAGTACTTTTCCTGCACTTGGTTTATCAGAGGAGACCTTAGGAGGATATAAGGTATTGCCAAATATTCGAAGGTCCTGTAGCAGATTAAAACCACTTAGTTCAGGTTCCTCCCCGAGCTTTGAGCATGCCATTGCTTTTTTCCAGCAAGGAGAGTCCACAGCATGTTCAAACTGATGTAAACCCACAGAGGGGCTCTCAGCAGAATTCAAGGCATGATTACCCTTAGATGGCAAATTAAATCTGTCTAATGTTACATGAGGATTTCTGGATCCAGATTTGGCACCAATGTGCTTTTCAGCACATTGCAGAGTACGATTATGCTCCAGTGCTAAATAGGATTGATCCGATGTCAAAGGATCTTTACATCCCAAATCTGCCCCAGCTAAATGATGAAATGCATATTTAGATTTGCTATTTGATCGGTCTTCATCTTCGAGATGGTATGGTTCCTCAAAGGTAAAATCACTTCTTCCTAGCTGGACCCCTACATCTGCACTATCAAACTGTGATTCACTTCCACAAGCTCGCACGAATGGAAGCTTGTTTACACTAGATAGCAGAATGCTAGCATAGCGCTCATTAGCACAGTCTCTACCATCCTTGTGATCTCCTGTAGAAACTTCAGCAGCTTGAGAGCTAAAGCCATCAACTGGGGATACCATGGTGTGTGCAAGCAAAGGTTTCACATCACAATTCCCATCATTCCCGCTAGAATCATGCTGTGACATACTTTTCCCAAGAGTGGTACCATCAAGCCATGGCTTGCTTCCCAAAGCTTGCACGGACTGAGGCTCATTTACATTAGACAAAATACTGCGAGCATAGAGCTCGTTAGCACTATTCTTGTGATCTCTGATAGAAACTTCACCAGTTCGAGGGCTAAAACCATCATTTGGGAATCCCATTATGGTTGGAGGCAACAATTTGGCAACAGAGTCCCCATAATTCATGCTAGAACCATGCTGTAGCACACCTTCCCCAAGACTGGTGCCGTTAAGCTGTGGCTTGCTTCCAAAAGCTTGCACAGACCGAGGCTTATTCACATTAGACAGTAAAATGCCAGCATAGAGCTCATTAGCACAATCTCTACCATTTTCGTGATCTCCTATAGCGGCTTCACCAGTTTGAGACCTAAAACCGTCAATTGGATATCCCATTGTAGGTGCAGGCATAGATTTCACTACAGAGTTACCACCATTCACAAATGAACCACACTGTAGCACACCTTTCCCAAGATCAGTGCCATCAAGCAGTAATTCACTACCAGAAGTTAACAGGGACTGAGGCTCATTTACACTGGACAGCATAGTGCCAGCATAGTACTCATTAACACTGTGTATACCTTTCTTATGACCTCCTAATGAAACTTCACCAGTTCCTGGGACAAATCCATCAGCTGGAGGTCCCATCTGGGGTGCAGCAAAAGATTCCGAAATCATATTCCCACCATTCACACTTGAAACATGATTTGACACAACATTTTCATCTATATGAGCATATGGCCACTGGTTCTTCCCAAGATTCGAAGATAACTCTGGCATTGCTGCCTGAGGATGTGTTTCATGAAATACTCTAGGCAAATCCAAGCTTGATGATGCTGGatgaaaaaaaacatataaggATAACGTCAGAGACTGAGTAAGCATGATCTTGGTTTGGCAAGCAAGAAATCACTTACCATCCACGTGTTTTCCACTTATAAATCCACCATGCTTTTCCCAACTCAAAAGATCATCACTATGAGAAGCTCCTGCATGTGTACTCAAACCATTAGATGCATGATGAAGTCCTCAAGAACACAAAGAGGAAAGAACATATAATCAGATCTCTGCTTTCTTAACTTCATTTGAGCTTCCATTAGTAATCATAGTCTGTTCACATAACTAATTTAATTCAAACCAGAGCACAGAAAAAACACTATTAAACTTTAAATGTATCAGCATATGAACAGCATGCACGAAAGAGATCAGCACATGAAGAACCGTGTGTAACAATACTATAACATTATtatcagaaaaagaagaaaagaatgagcATGAGCATACCTCCGTTTGTACAAGTTTCAGTCATTAATGGAGCGGCAATAGGCCTCTTCAAGCAGTAACTCCCACCTATATCCTCAATTTTACCATAATATCTAAGTGCCTGCTCATTCCAAAGGCCACTTGATTCAGCTGTACCTCCCAAACTCACACTTTTGCTTTGATCATCACGAGGCAACTTATCCAAGTTCGCATCAAAAGGAGATGATATTCTGCCATAGTCGCACTGAGTAGCCAGCCCCGAGGGATCACCCTGAACTACCCCGGACGACGCATAAATGGAGTAACACGCGTCGCTTTCCGTGACGGCACTTCTCGAGCCATCAGAACGCCGGCCGAACTTTTCATCCCCTCTAACATCGACAGGGTTCCATGAAAGTAAAGGGGTACTTTCTCCATTAACAGTCTCCAAACCCGAGTAACCGTAAGTCCCAACATCGAACTCCGGGTTCGACGCGGGAAACCAATCAGTTCTTGCGTTAGGAGGGCACGGATTGGGCCAGGCGCCGTGCGAAGAATCCGCGGGCCCCTGATCGAACCGCGGCGGCTGAACAGAATCCACATAGAACGGCGGCAACGAATTGGGATACGGGTCCAGCTGGGGGATCGCGAAAGGCTGCGCAAACGCCGACAGGTTCGACGTCGACGAGCACGACCCTCTATTTCCAGCCCAATTACTCATCGTTTAACAGATGATCAGGGAGGGGGAGCCAACCGATCAAAACCCACAAGAAATCTGCGGCAAAGGAACGATCTTTTCACGACCAACGGagcaaacaaaacaaacaaccaTTCATTCAAGCGACGAACGCGACGCGACGCGACACCGACACCATAGCGGGCGAAGTAAGTCCCGATTCTCCGGCCGAATTACCAGCTAAAAAGAGACCATGGAAAGGGAGGCGAAGGGATGAAAAAATAccggagagaggagagatggagAGCTCCCCGATGGCGGGCGGAAGCCGCGAAGGAGAAGCAAAAGAGCTTGCGTCGTCTCcactgcaaaaaagaaaaacgccctcttcctcctcttctttctccgCTCGTGCCGTGTAGTGCAGGATCAGCAGCATCGCTGAGGGCGCCACCGGAATTACGAAAATGGCCCTCTGGTCTGGATCATCGAACACTTGGCGCCGGGTCGTGCCGCAGAATTTTGGCACGCTTTCCTGCCGTCGTAAACGCGAActtgtttattgttttgaaaTCGACGTCAGCTTGAGAAACGACTGTTTATTCATAATAATCTTGCAAATAAATGGCaataaaacaaatatatataaccTTTGTACCcatataattcttttttggattaatACCAAATCCATGTAattcttttttggattaatATCAAAGAAAAACCTCAAACGAGAAATCTGTAAcaaattttccttaaattaatattttcaccaccaaaatttcaaaatcaatacgtttataacaaatttaccatctattaatttttattaaattaaattaataccaagAAAAAATGTCACATATCATTCAACTCAATAGtttgatggtaaaaaaattaacaaaaattaacaaattgtaaatttattacaaacgTGCCAAATTGGGgtttagtttagggtaaatatgttttatatatactagtttggagttgttcattatattatattaaccCTTATATTAAACATATATTAGCATGAAATAATCGATTATTAATaatattcatgaaaaaaataacagTAAACAAAAATCATCTTTGTATCCacattcataatttttctttttgggtaagTAAGTTACTTTATTACCCCTAAAACCAAGATCGTGATGGGTGGACTTATCTCGTGGACATGCCCTACCATAAGTCACATCTCCAATCCAACTCCATGTGCAAGGAGCAGGTGCAGCACAAAACGTCATAACACCAGTCCAACCACATGTTCAAGATCAAAACGAAGCAGAACATCATCTCCAATCCTGTCGAAAGAGTTCGATCTGCTACATCAGGAGAGACCCGATGCCCCCAATTTTCATCGAGCATAAGATAGACGTCGCATGGTCAACGAATTCATTCGAGAGGTGACATTAAACCACAAGTGGTTTGCAATCTTTATCACTTAAATTTTCCAGAAATCAAGGGAAGACCAAGATATTTCATTGGGAAGTGGCCATTTTGGAATCCACTCAAAGCACCACCTCTTCTGCATATTGACCTTCATGACCTGCCAAATGCAACTCAACGTTTTTGTGGATTAAGCCCTGAGGCCAGACATTTGCTTGCCTAGAACAAATGCTTCTCATTCAGTGAATCCTTGCCGCCCTTAAAAGTGATCTCCAAATCATCCGCAGAATCCAACTGAGAGACCTTGACGTGTGAGTAAAGAGGATGAAACTTGACTTTGCTTTATTCAACTGCAGCATCTGCCATTCGAGAAAGTATCCCCCGTGACAATAACAAAGAGGCATTGTCTCCAAACCCTTTTCGCCTTTAAAGAAGCCTTGAAGATGTCCATTTAGGGAGATGGAGAAATGAGGCCTGGGAATACAAGCTTTTATCTGTTTCCAAATTGATTAGGAAACTGCTAGATTTCCCTTACTGCAAGGACAGATTTCCAGCTGATAGACTCAAATGCCTTCATGAGATCAGCTTtgctaatttctcttttggataCAATATCCCTAGGCAAGTTCCTGTCAATTCATGAGCCAGATTAGCATTATCACATAAGCTCCTCCCTTCAACAAAGGCGGCTTGTTTACAACTTATAATTTGATGAAGTAATACATTTGATTTAT
The sequence above is drawn from the Eucalyptus grandis isolate ANBG69807.140 chromosome 11, ASM1654582v1, whole genome shotgun sequence genome and encodes:
- the LOC104424569 gene encoding uncharacterized protein LOC104424569 isoform X1; its protein translation is MSNWAGNRGSCSSTSNLSAFAQPFAIPQLDPYPNSLPPFYVDSVQPPRFDQGPADSSHGAWPNPCPPNARTDWFPASNPEFDVGTYGYSGLETVNGESTPLLSWNPVDVRGDEKFGRRSDGSRSAVTESDACYSIYASSGVVQGDPSGLATQCDYGRISSPFDANLDKLPRDDQSKSVSLGGTAESSGLWNEQALRYYGKIEDIGGSYCLKRPIAAPLMTETCTNGGASHSDDLLSWEKHGGFISGKHVDASSSLDLPRVFHETHPQAAMPELSSNLGKNQWPYAHIDENVVSNHVSSVNGGNMISESFAAPQMGPPADGFVPGTGEVSLGGHKKGIHSVNEYYAGTMLSSVNEPQSLLTSGSELLLDGTDLGKGVLQCGSFVNGGNSVVKSMPAPTMGYPIDGFRSQTGEAAIGDHENGRDCANELYAGILLSNVNKPRSVQAFGSKPQLNGTSLGEGVLQHGSSMNYGDSVAKLLPPTIMGFPNDGFSPRTGEVSIRDHKNSANELYARSILSNVNEPQSVQALGSKPWLDGTTLGKSMSQHDSSGNDGNCDVKPLLAHTMVSPVDGFSSQAAEVSTGDHKDGRDCANERYASILLSSVNKLPFVRACGSESQFDSADVGVQLGRSDFTFEEPYHLEDEDRSNSKSKYAFHHLAGADLGCKDPLTSDQSYLALEHNRTLQCAEKHIGAKSGSRNPHVTLDRFNLPSKGNHALNSAESPSVGLHQFEHAVDSPCWKKAMACSKLGEEPELSGFNLLQDLRIFGNTLYPPKVSSDKPSAGKVLYRGGCSNRGSVSPSVLHAFVNPSGREGGSNDNEDICSSDSRHVLFSNEVEESTGHCMSCQESIGDSKPSHPMQQSSGEGDVTSDKWHMPTHHVSDVGTNGNDSLKMDPPEGLLLSMKHVLESTNAVDNSPGVAKWDRGPVIPNIDGQMLVSTMHNLSELLLYSCLSGACDLKERDTDVIQKVIDNLCACSSKNVEQMTTQPKIHNSEEDTCKGLGASPDLDMVGCFLQKKDNWVLFPQSESSVNMPLAGAFSVNIKGQLDNHRAFDKKTQDAGFDSEVESSSELSSCRGNALINKDDAVTEAIKKILSENFQVKDDSQPQIRLFKNLWLEAEATLCSMNYKARFNRMRIEMDNSGSNEVKDSFENNLDAENSSDIGVSVQSNEDDKLLAGTRSCEKPEKLNASVQSLTVVSTINPTTDLLAPSCRPHNSSTKSTPNVEEQGPLKVSPDLSRTAELTAGSSKENGSLAPEISLNSPVTGAICCTDDVQASDMARLKILKRWDESLLSENQTLIPPGSVDIGVALKEESFPVARERVIEESTDLSGGKLKMESRAGAEDSQILHFRAKDSPKNPLSAGWQDCSDWEYVLKEEIRGRDFKS
- the LOC104424569 gene encoding uncharacterized protein LOC104424569 isoform X2, translating into MSNWAGNRGSCSSTSNLSAFAQPFAIPQLDPYPNSLPPFYVDSVQPPRFDQGPADSSHGAWPNPCPPNARTDWFPASNPEFDVGTYGYSGLETVNGESTPLLSWNPVDVRGDEKFGRRSDGSRSAVTESDACYSIYASSGVVQGDPSGLATQCDYGRISSPFDANLDKLPRDDQSKSVSLGGTAESSGLWNEQALRYYGKIEDIGGSYCLKRPIAAPLMTETCTNGGASHSDDLLSWEKHGGFISGKHVDASSSLDLPRVFHETHPQAAMPELSSNLGKNQWPYAHIDENVVSNHVSSVNGGNMISESFAAPQMGPPADGFVPGTGEVSLGGHKKGIHSVNEYYAGTMLSSVNEPQSLLTSGSELLLDGTDLGKGVLQCGSFVNGGNSVVKSMPAPTMGYPIDGFRSQTGEAAIGDHENGRDCANELYAGILLSNVNKPRSVQAFGSKPQLNGTSLGEGVLQHGSSMNYGDSVAKLLPPTIMGFPNDGFSPRTGEVSIRDHKNSANELYARSILSNVNEPQSVQALGSKPWLDGTTLGKSMSQHDSSGNDGNCDVKPLLAHTMVSPVDGFSSQAAEVSTGDHKDGRDCANERYASILLSSVNKLPFVRACGSESQFDSADVGVQLGRSDFTFEEPYHLEDEDRSNSKSKYAFHHLAGADLGCKDPLTSDQSYLALEHNRTLQCAEKHIGAKSGSRNPHVTLDRFNLPSKGNHALNSAESPSVGLHQFEHAVDSPCWKKAMACSKLGEEPELSGFNLLQDLRIFGNTLYPPKVSSDKPSAGKVLYRGGCSNRGSVSPSVLHAFVNPSGREGGSNDNEDICSSDSRHVLFSNEVEESTGHCMSCQESIGDSKPSHPMQQSSGEGDVTSDKWHMPTHHVSDVGTNGNDSLKMDPPEGLLLSMKHVLESTNAVDNSPGVAKWDRGPVIPNIDGQMLVSTMHNLSELLLYSCLSGACDLKERDTDVIQKVIDNLCACSSKNVEQMTTQPKIHNSEEDTCKGLGASPDLDMSESSVNMPLAGAFSVNIKGQLDNHRAFDKKTQDAGFDSEVESSSELSSCRGNALINKDDAVTEAIKKILSENFQVKDDSQPQIRLFKNLWLEAEATLCSMNYKARFNRMRIEMDNSGSNEVKDSFENNLDAENSSDIGVSVQSNEDDKLLAGTRSCEKPEKLNASVQSLTVVSTINPTTDLLAPSCRPHNSSTKSTPNVEEQGPLKVSPDLSRTAELTAGSSKENGSLAPEISLNSPVTGAICCTDDVQASDMARLKILKRWDESLLSENQTLIPPGSVDIGVALKEESFPVARERVIEESTDLSGGKLKMESRAGAEDSQILHFRAKDSPKNPLSAGWQDCSDWEYVLKEEIRGRDFKS
- the LOC104424569 gene encoding uncharacterized protein LOC104424569 isoform X3, with product MSNWAGNRGSCSSTSNLSAFAQPFAIPQLDPYPNSLPPFYVDSVQPPRFDQGPADSSHGAWPNPCPPNARTDWFPASNPEFDVGTYGYSGLETVNGESTPLLSWNPVDVRGDEKFGRRSDGSRSAVTESDACYSIYASSGVVQGDPSGLATQCDYGRISSPFDANLDKLPRDDQSKSVSLGGTAESSGLWNEQALRYYGKIEDIGGSYCLKRPIAAPLMTETCTNGGASHSDDLLSWEKHGGFISGKHVDASSSLDLPRVFHETHPQAAMPELSSNLGKNQWPYAHIDENVVSNHVSSVNGGNMISESFAAPQMGPPADGFVPGTGEVSLGGHKKGIHSVNEYYAGTMLSSVNEPQSLLTSGSELLLDGTDLGKGVLQCGSFVNGGNSVVKSMPAPTMGYPIDGFRSQTGEAAIGDHENGRDCANELYAGILLSNVNKPRSVQAFGSKPQLNGTSLGEGVLQHGSSMNYGDSVAKLLPPTIMGFPNDGFSPRTGEVSIRDHKNSANELYARSILSNVNEPQSVQALGSKPWLDGTTLGKSMSQHDSSGNDGNCDVKPLLAHTMVSPVDGFSSQAAEVSTGDHKDGRDCANERYASILLSSVNKLPFVRACGSESQFDSADVGVQLGRSDFTFEEPYHLEDEDRSNSKSKYAFHHLAGADLGCKDPLTSDQSYLALEHNRTLQCAEKHIGAKSGSRNPHVTLDRFNLPSKGNHALNSAESPSVGLHQFEHAVDSPCWKKAMACSKLGEEPELSGFNLLQDLRIFGNTLYPPKVSSDKPSAGKVLYRGGCSNRGSVSPSVLHAFVNPSGREGGSNDNEDICSSDSRHVLFSNEVEESTGHCMSCQESIGDSKPSHPMQQSSGEGDVTSDKWHMPTHHVSDVGTNGNDSLKMDPPEGLLLSMKHVLESTNAVDNSPGVAKWDRGPVIPNIDGQMLVSTMHNLSELLLYSCLSGACDLKERDTDVIQKVIDNLCACSSKNVEQMTTQPKIHNSEEDTCKGLGASPDLDMVGCFLQKKDNWVLFPQSESSVNMPLAGAFSVNIKGQLDNHRAFDKKTQDAGFDSEVESSSELSSCRGNALINKDDAVTEAIKKILSENFQVKDDSQPQIRLFKNLWLEAEATLCSMNYKARFNRMRIEMDNSGSNEVKDSFENNLDAENSSDIGVSVQSNEDDKLLAGTRSCEKPEKLNASVQSLTVVSTINPTTDLLAPSCRPHNSSTKSTPNVEEQGPLKVSPDLSRTAELTAGSSKENGSLAPEISLNSPVTGSVDIGVALKEESFPVARERVIEESTDLSGGKLKMESRAGAEDSQILHFRAKDSPKNPLSAGWQDCSDWEYVLKEEIRGRDFKS
- the LOC104424569 gene encoding uncharacterized protein LOC104424569 isoform X4 gives rise to the protein MSNWAGNRGSCSSTSNLSAFAQPFAIPQLDPYPNSLPPFYVDSVQPPRFDQGPADSSHGAWPNPCPPNARTDWFPASNPEFDVGTYGYSGLETVNGESTPLLSWNPVDVRGDEKFGRRSDGSRSAVTESDACYSIYASSGVVQGDPSGLATQCDYGRISSPFDANLDKLPRDDQSKSVSLGGTAESSGLWNEQALRYYGKIEDIGGSYCLKRPIAAPLMTETCTNGGASHSDDLLSWEKHGGFISGKHVDASSSLDLPRVFHETHPQAAMPELSSNLGKNQWPYAHIDENVVSNHVSSVNGGNMISESFAAPQMGPPADGFVPGTGEVSLGGHKKGIHSVNEYYAGTMLSSVNEPQSLLTSGSELLLDGTDLGKGVLQCGSFVNGGNSVVKSMPAPTMGYPIDGFRSQTGEAAIGDHENGRDCANELYAGILLSNVNKPRSVQAFGSKPQLNGTSLGEGVLQHGSSMNYGDSVAKLLPPTIMGFPNDGFSPRTGEVSIRDHKNSANELYARSILSNVNEPQSVQALGSKPWLDGTTLGKSMSQHDSSGNDGNCDVKPLLAHTMVSPVDGFSSQAAEVSTGDHKDGRDCANERYASILLSSVNKLPFVRACGSESQFDSADVGVQLGRSDFTFEEPYHLEDEDRSNSKSKYAFHHLAGADLGCKDPLTSDQSYLALEHNRTLQCAEKHIGAKSGSRNPHVTLDRFNLPSKGNHALNSAESPSVGLHQFEHAVDSPCWKKAMACSKLGEEPELSGFNLLQDLRIFGNTLYPPKVSSDKPSAGKVLYRGGCSNRGSVSPSVLHAFVNPSGREGGSNDNEDICSSDSRHVLFSNEVEESTGHCMSCQESIGDSKPSHPMQQSSGEGDVTSDKWHMPTHHVSDVGTNGNDSLKMDPPEGLLLSMKHVLESTNAVDNSPGVAKWDRGPVIPNIDGQMLVSTMHNLSELLLYSCLSGACDLKERDTDVIQKVIDNLCACSSKNVEQMTTQPKIHNSEEDTCKGLGASPDLDMVGCFLQKKDNWVLFPQSESSVNMPLAGAFSVNIKGQLDNHRAFDKKTQDAGFDSEVESSSELSSCRGNALINKDDAVTEAIKKILSENFQVKDDSQPQIRLFKNLWLEAEATLCSMNYKARFNRMRIEMDNSGSNEVKDSFENNLDAENSSDIGVSVQSNEDDKLLAGTRSCEKPEKLNASVQSLTVVSTINPTTDLLAPSCRPHNSSTKSTPNVEEQGPLKVSPDLSRTAELTAGSSKENGSVDIGVALKEESFPVARERVIEESTDLSGGKLKMESRAGAEDSQILHFRAKDSPKNPLSAGWQDCSDWEYVLKEEIRGRDFKS